One genomic region from Trichoplusia ni isolate ovarian cell line Hi5 unplaced genomic scaffold, tn1 tig00002197, whole genome shotgun sequence encodes:
- the LOC113507483 gene encoding uncharacterized protein LOC113507483 → MFPLWAELKQYNLADPNWNTPGKIDMLISSSVYSKVLKQGLSKGPPDSLIAQNTELGWILSGKIPSKNINEESTSLNYLTLERDPNYLLKRFWELEEMSVPKRHFTAEEKECEVFYKKTTRRDSSGRYIVRLPFKAATPNCVHGQTKDIALRRFFSLEKRLSQNLELKRQYSDVINEYLDLGHMEIIPPEQVNRKDVVYLPHHAVVREDKTTSKVRVVFDASCIGKNGVSLNSELMIGPTLQADLRHTVMRWRMHPICIVADIIKMYRQVMVDKEDVDYQRLLWRQDSKENIQHLRLLRVTFGTASAPYLAVRTLHQIAEDEGEEFPAAKDIVLQGFYMDDLMAGCETVSEGIEIYNQMKKLLARGGFELQKWRSNNKDLLKHIKTDQEKEQDFELKIDKIIKILGLTWCRDTDEFVYTVKLPPLKIPATKRRVISHISMLFDPLGWLAPAIIKAKILIQRIWLSGIDWDDELPSSLFNEWCTYRNELMQLVQLRIPRWLRASHGDALELHGFSDASNYAYAAVVYMRVVSQQGVVHTRLVTAKTKVAPIKQISIPRLELCGAVLLAKLLSEVADVLNIAKEHIHGWTDSTVVLAWLSKHPSNWQTFVANRVSEILTVVDRSQWSHVRSGDNPADCASRGMKPAELISNQLWLEGPIWLKNKEIDYGKGEENTTDLEEKAKKIFITINKDELPVWTKFSSLRKLRKNLIRH, encoded by the exons atgtttccatTGTGGGCTGAACTTAAACAATACAACCTAGCAGACCCAAATTGGAATACACCAGGAAAAATAGACATGCTGATAAGTTCCTCGGTGTATAGCAAAGTCCTCAAACAGGGACTTAGTAAGGGTCCCCCGGATTCTCTTATAGCACAAAATACAGAATTGGGGTGGATATTGTCTGGCAAAATTCCGAGtaagaatattaatgaagaaagcACAAGCCTCAACTATCTAACGTTAGAAAGGGATCCAAATTATCTTCTTAAGAGATTTTGGGAGTTAGAGGAAATGTCAGTGCCGAAAAGACATTTTACGGCAGAAGAAAAGGAATGTGaagtattttataagaaaacaacACGAAGAGATTCATCAGGCCGTTATATTGTCAGATTGCCTTTTAAAGCAGCTACACCAAACTGCGTACATGGTCAAACAAAGGATATCGCATTACGTAGattttttagtttagaaaaACGGTTATCTCAAAATTTGGAGTTAAAAAGGCAATATTCAGACGTAATAAACGAGTATCTTGATCTGGGTCATATGGAAATTATTCCACCAGAACAAGTCAATCGAAAGGATGTAGTATATTTGCCGCACCATGCGGTTGTAAGAGAGGATAAGACAACTAGCAAAGTTAGGGTGGTATTTGACGCCTCTTGCATAGGTAAAAATGGTGTGTCACTGAATAGTGAATTAATGATCGGCCCAACCTTACAAGCGGACTTACGGCACACAGTAATGAGGTGGCGTATGCACCCGATCTGCATCGTTGCAGATATCATCAAAATGTATAGGCAAGTAATGGTTGATAAGGAAGATGTAGATTATCAAAGACTGTTGTGGCGGCAAGATAGTAAGGAAAATATACAGCATTTACGCCTTTTAAGGGTAACATTTGGAACTGCATCGGCGCCATACTTAGCGGTGAGAACATTGCATCAGATTGCAGAAGATGAAGGGGAAGAGTTTCCAGCCGCAAAGGATATTGTTCTGCAGGGTTTTTACATGGATGATTTGATGGCTGGCTGCGAAACTGTATCTGAAGGAATAGAAATTTATAACCAAATGAAGAAATTATTAGCTAGAGGAGGTTTTGAACTGCAGAAATGGAGAAGCAACAACAAAGATTTATTAAAGCATATAAAAACTGATCAAGAAAAAGAACaagattttgaattaaaaatagacaaaataataaaaatattaggacTTACCTGGTGTAGAGACACCGATGAATTTGTGTACACGGTGAAGCTGCCTCCATTGAAAATACCTGCAACTAAAAGAAGGGTTATTTCTCATATCTCCATGTTGTTTGATCCGCTGGGTTGGCTGGCACCtgcaataataaaagcaaaaatattaatacaaagaaTATGGTTATCAGGAATTGACTGGGATGACGAGTTACCGTCGTCTTTATTTAATGAGTGGTGTACTTACCGCAATGAACTCATGCAACTGGTTCAACTTCGTATTCCTAGATGGTTACGAGCCTCTCACGGTGACGCTTTGGAACTACATGGCTTCAGTGATGCGTCCAATTATGCTTACGCTGCCGTGGTGTACATGCGAGTGGTTAGTCAGCAAGGTGTTGTTCATACAAGATTGGTGACAGCAAAAACTAAGGTTGCACCAATCAAGCAGATCTCCATACCGCGTTTAGAATTGTGCGGAGCGGTATTGCTAGCCAAGTTATTGAGTGAAGTTGCTGATGTATTGAATATTGCCAAGGAACATATTCACGGGTGGACAGACTCTACGGTGGTGCTCGCTTGGTTAAGTAAACATCCATCTAATTGGCAAACATTTGTAGCCAATAGAGTGTCAGAGATCTTAACCGTCGTAGATAGGAGTCAATGGTCGCATGTAAGATCAGGTGATAACCCGGCAGATTGCGCTTCGCGTGGAATGAAACCAGCTGAGTTAATCTCCAATCAGTTGTGGTTGGAAGGGCCAATATGGTTAAAAAATAAGGAGATCGACTATGGAAAGGGTGAAGAAAATACAACAGACCTAGAAGAAAAAGCAAAgaagatttttataacaattaataagGACGAACTTCCAGTATGGACTAAGTTTTCTTCACTAAGAAAATTG CGGAAGAACTTAATAAGGCATTAA